A genomic window from Pseudomonas argentinensis includes:
- a CDS encoding DUF1161 domain-containing protein, whose translation MRGWTAVMLVLGVVSGSAWAAPKSCEELKQEIEVKIQAAGVASYTLEIVPNEEVEDDTMVIGTCDGGSRKVIYQRNDLTGSRMM comes from the coding sequence ATGAGAGGATGGACGGCGGTGATGCTGGTGCTGGGCGTGGTGAGCGGCAGCGCCTGGGCGGCGCCCAAATCGTGTGAAGAGCTCAAGCAGGAAATCGAAGTGAAGATCCAGGCGGCGGGCGTGGCCAGTTATACCCTGGAAATCGTGCCCAACGAAGAGGTCGAGGACGACACCATGGTGATCGGCACCTGCGACGGTGGCAGCCGCAAGGTGATCTACCAGCGCAACGACCTGACCGGCTCGCGAATGATGTAG
- a CDS encoding dodecin has translation MSDHHTYKKVELVGSSTSSIEDAINNALTEASKSIRHLEWFEITETRGHIADGAVAHYQVTLKVGFRIANS, from the coding sequence ATGTCGGATCATCACACTTACAAGAAGGTCGAGCTGGTTGGCTCTTCCACCTCGAGTATCGAAGATGCCATCAACAATGCCCTGACCGAGGCCAGCAAGAGCATTCGGCATCTGGAGTGGTTCGAAATCACCGAGACCCGTGGGCATATCGCCGATGGTGCGGTGGCTCACTATCAGGTCACCTTGAAAGTCGGGTTCCGCATCGCCAACAGCTGA
- a CDS encoding OsmC family protein, giving the protein MKKTASAHWQGGIKDGKGTISTQSGVLSEQPYGFNTRFEDKPGTNPEELIGAAHAGCFSMALSKELGEAGMTAESIDTKAEVTLDKQDGGFAITAVHLSLKARIPGADRAAFEKAVETAKTGCPVSKVLNAEITLEAVLEA; this is encoded by the coding sequence ATGAAGAAGACAGCATCGGCCCACTGGCAGGGCGGCATCAAAGACGGCAAGGGCACCATTTCCACCCAGAGCGGGGTGCTTTCCGAGCAGCCCTACGGCTTCAATACCCGCTTCGAAGACAAGCCCGGCACCAACCCGGAAGAGCTGATCGGTGCGGCCCATGCCGGCTGCTTCTCCATGGCGCTGTCCAAGGAGCTTGGCGAAGCGGGCATGACTGCCGAAAGCATCGATACCAAGGCTGAAGTGACCCTGGACAAGCAGGACGGCGGCTTCGCCATCACCGCCGTGCACCTGTCGCTCAAGGCCAGGATTCCGGGTGCTGATCGCGCCGCCTTCGAAAAAGCGGTGGAGACCGCCAAGACCGGTTGCCCGGTTTCCAAGGTCCTGAACGCCGAGATCACCCTGGAAGCCGTACTGGAAGCCTGA
- a CDS encoding HAD family hydrolase, which produces MQQRTVLFDLDGTLTDPREGITRSVQYALSKLDIHEPDLVALEHFIGPPLLQCFMHTYSLTEARAWEAVNHYRDRFREVGLYENQVFDGVIELLQLLQDQGRILYIATSKPTVFAREIARHFDFARYFKAIYGSELDGTRTNKVELIAHLLEQEGLDPADTLMIGDRKHDLIGAHSNGVQAVAVGYGFGSLEELSSERPAHHVQTLAQLRQAFAG; this is translated from the coding sequence ATGCAGCAGCGCACCGTTCTCTTCGACCTCGACGGCACCCTCACCGACCCACGTGAAGGCATCACCCGCTCGGTGCAGTATGCGCTGTCGAAACTGGATATCCATGAGCCCGACCTGGTGGCGCTGGAGCACTTCATCGGCCCGCCGCTGCTGCAGTGTTTCATGCATACCTACAGCCTGACGGAGGCGCGCGCCTGGGAGGCGGTGAATCACTACCGTGATCGCTTCCGCGAGGTCGGGCTGTACGAGAACCAGGTATTCGACGGCGTGATCGAGTTGCTGCAATTGCTGCAGGATCAGGGCCGCATCCTGTACATCGCCACCAGCAAGCCCACGGTGTTCGCCAGGGAGATCGCCCGGCACTTCGATTTCGCGCGCTACTTCAAGGCCATCTACGGCAGCGAGCTGGATGGCACGCGCACCAACAAGGTGGAACTGATCGCTCACCTGCTCGAACAGGAAGGGCTGGACCCGGCCGATACGCTGATGATCGGCGACCGTAAGCATGACCTGATCGGCGCCCATAGCAACGGCGTGCAGGCGGTGGCGGTCGGTTACGGGTTCGGTAGCCTGGAAGAGCTGAGCAGCGAGCGCCCGGCTCACCATGTGCAGACCCTGGCGCAGCTGCGCCAGGCATTCGCCGGCTGA
- a CDS encoding RHS repeat-associated core domain-containing protein produces MSGSGLPVSHVGEKVAGGVIATGSPTVHVGSTAVGIADRVSACLPSVGQPVNPMLGCKLLPEEVDFALAAPDTFAFARGYLSSNPRVGSLGQGWWLPGESMQLQLSEQACVLVDAQARHISFPALAPGVSFYSGSERLWIRRGGQDNATSQRWRPWDARWAAIAEAQQRDESAIFLLDGNDHFHFQRHTDGIWRLHATFGRNGYRTEYVWGERGHLTSIRDSADRSYVLVYQMVCDPGEHDDGMRLFGVVLASHAGPTPLIDPQAPGLDWLVRYEFNDSGDLIAVRNRQGEVVRVFAWCNHIMIAHGEPGGLEVRYEWDEHTPAGRVVRQTEKDGLAREFRYHEGSTEVIDSIGRIEHYHFTGEGGERRWTALIRADGSRFEFDYDLFGRQVALRDPLGRETRRRLDGQGRLREEQSPGRHRYRQVLNEQTDLLDELVDFAGRTWRFERDTRGNLLRVEGPAGATRYTYGDPRLPDRPTSITDPWGGVRLMQWSPLGQLTSHTDCSGHTTRHEYDAEGRLVASQDAMGQVTRWQYDALGQVTTVIFADGTRLHYRYDAQGRQTAIGDDAGNATQFVWDHAGRLVQATDPAGRTQHYQYDAAGRLCALTDENGALARFVYDVVDRLVEQTGFDGRVQRYRYNAADECITRIEADGLETRYVYDRDGRLTARELPGTPFAAPSRECYCWHADGRLASVSNPECQVHLAYDKAGNLCLENQVHADGWVYDVAHQHDEQGVRQLSRYGDAPVLAWLTYGPGHLHGVRVAHVEMAFERDALHREIHRDARRLDQAGVLFERTQGYDPLGRLAQQRLTTVSAAWQRRYRHDAWGQLTAVDDDQYLPRRYQYEPGGRLVASKQGDAIPCRYVFDPAGNRLDSSGELAGGHARSSHHDSELYRSGYQHTEREQEPGISSGATRWPGNRVTTHGGNQYRFDAAGNLIERVGADGHRLLLGYDGAQRLVQLTRHEADGSSLEAHYRYDGLGRRIAKRVRQGGRDTLTRYGWDGDRQCAEADGTQVRTLVHEPGSYIPLLRLQQRCAPLSEELLQVRRALALEGEALPDACRPVLDTPLIAFFHNDQIGTPLRLSDDKGLQQWRADPDDWQAVRDETGPGEQPVRFQGQYHDKESGLYYNRHRYYLPELGRYASQDPIGLAGGSNPYQYAHANPVVAYDPTGLIVPLVIVAGFLGRAALGAAIEVGMQGGKQILGQMKDNWDNDRSLTDIKLSCIDINWKHVAASAAVGTVAPGMLSTGKTVYQSSNALKTLSGQAANTANRAAKLAARKAAHRNTIKEAVAVQAAWQTGKAVVKCPLKDEQEECPPQ; encoded by the coding sequence ATGAGCGGTTCCGGGCTGCCGGTTTCTCATGTCGGAGAGAAGGTCGCCGGGGGCGTGATCGCCACGGGATCACCCACTGTGCATGTTGGCAGTACAGCGGTAGGTATCGCAGACCGTGTCTCGGCCTGCCTGCCGAGCGTCGGCCAGCCCGTCAATCCCATGCTGGGCTGCAAGCTGCTGCCCGAAGAGGTCGATTTCGCCCTGGCCGCACCAGACACCTTCGCCTTCGCGCGCGGTTATCTGTCCAGCAACCCGCGTGTCGGCAGCCTCGGGCAGGGCTGGTGGCTGCCTGGCGAAAGCATGCAGTTGCAGCTGAGCGAGCAGGCCTGCGTATTGGTGGATGCCCAGGCACGGCACATCAGCTTTCCCGCCCTGGCGCCTGGTGTGTCCTTCTATTCAGGCAGCGAGCGCCTGTGGATCCGGCGCGGCGGCCAGGATAATGCAACGTCCCAGCGCTGGCGCCCATGGGATGCCCGCTGGGCCGCCATTGCCGAAGCCCAGCAGCGGGACGAAAGCGCGATTTTCCTGCTTGACGGCAACGACCACTTTCATTTCCAACGCCATACGGACGGCATCTGGCGCCTGCATGCCACCTTCGGTCGCAATGGCTATCGCACGGAGTATGTCTGGGGTGAACGCGGCCACCTGACCAGCATCCGCGACAGCGCCGACCGTAGTTACGTGCTGGTCTACCAGATGGTCTGCGACCCAGGCGAGCATGATGACGGCATGCGCCTGTTCGGCGTGGTTCTCGCCAGCCATGCCGGCCCCACGCCCCTCATCGACCCACAGGCACCGGGCCTGGACTGGCTGGTGCGTTATGAATTCAATGACAGCGGTGACCTGATCGCAGTACGCAATCGCCAGGGCGAGGTGGTCAGGGTGTTCGCCTGGTGCAACCACATCATGATCGCCCACGGTGAACCGGGCGGGCTGGAGGTGCGTTACGAATGGGACGAGCACACCCCTGCTGGGCGAGTGGTGCGGCAAACCGAAAAGGACGGCCTGGCTCGCGAATTCCGCTACCACGAGGGCAGCACCGAGGTCATCGACAGCATCGGGCGCATCGAGCACTACCACTTCACGGGTGAAGGTGGAGAACGGCGCTGGACGGCGCTGATACGCGCCGACGGCAGCCGGTTCGAATTTGACTACGACCTGTTCGGCCGTCAGGTGGCTTTGCGCGATCCACTTGGCCGCGAGACACGTCGTCGGCTAGACGGCCAGGGGCGCTTGCGTGAAGAACAGTCGCCGGGCCGACATCGCTATCGCCAGGTGCTCAACGAGCAAACCGACCTGCTCGATGAGCTGGTGGATTTCGCGGGGCGAACCTGGCGCTTCGAGCGCGACACGCGAGGCAATCTGCTGCGTGTCGAAGGCCCTGCGGGCGCGACGCGCTACACCTACGGCGACCCCAGGCTCCCGGATCGCCCAACGTCCATCACCGATCCCTGGGGTGGCGTGCGCCTCATGCAGTGGAGCCCCCTAGGCCAGTTGACCAGCCATACCGACTGCTCCGGCCATACCACCCGCCACGAATACGACGCCGAAGGACGGCTCGTCGCCAGCCAGGATGCCATGGGGCAGGTCACCCGCTGGCAATACGATGCGCTCGGCCAGGTCACGACGGTGATCTTTGCCGATGGAACCCGCCTGCACTATCGCTACGACGCCCAGGGCCGGCAGACCGCAATCGGCGACGACGCCGGCAATGCCACCCAGTTCGTCTGGGACCATGCCGGTCGCCTGGTACAGGCGACCGATCCTGCTGGCCGCACGCAGCACTACCAGTACGACGCAGCCGGACGCCTGTGCGCGCTCACCGATGAGAACGGCGCACTGGCCCGCTTCGTCTACGATGTCGTGGACCGCCTGGTGGAACAGACCGGCTTCGATGGTCGCGTGCAGCGTTACCGCTACAACGCCGCCGATGAGTGCATCACGCGGATTGAGGCCGACGGCCTGGAAACCCGCTATGTCTATGATCGCGATGGCCGCCTGACCGCCCGTGAACTGCCAGGCACCCCTTTCGCAGCACCGAGCCGCGAGTGCTATTGCTGGCACGCCGATGGTCGCCTGGCCAGTGTCAGCAACCCCGAATGCCAGGTTCATTTGGCCTACGACAAGGCTGGCAACCTCTGCCTGGAAAACCAGGTTCACGCCGATGGCTGGGTCTACGACGTTGCCCATCAGCACGATGAACAGGGTGTGCGCCAGCTCAGCCGCTATGGCGATGCCCCGGTGCTGGCCTGGCTCACCTACGGCCCTGGTCATCTGCACGGCGTGCGCGTGGCCCATGTGGAAATGGCCTTCGAGCGTGATGCCCTGCATCGCGAGATACACCGCGACGCTCGACGCCTCGACCAGGCCGGTGTGCTGTTCGAGCGGACACAAGGCTACGACCCGCTGGGGCGGCTGGCCCAACAGCGGCTGACCACAGTCAGCGCCGCCTGGCAACGTCGTTACCGGCATGATGCCTGGGGTCAACTGACAGCCGTCGATGATGATCAATACCTGCCGCGCCGCTACCAGTACGAGCCCGGTGGGCGTCTGGTCGCCAGCAAACAGGGCGACGCCATACCGTGCCGCTACGTCTTCGACCCAGCAGGCAATCGCCTGGACAGTAGCGGTGAGCTGGCTGGCGGCCATGCCCGGTCGAGTCACCACGACAGCGAGTTATACCGCTCCGGCTACCAGCATACCGAGCGTGAACAAGAGCCGGGGATCTCTTCCGGCGCTACCAGGTGGCCGGGCAATCGCGTCACCACCCACGGTGGCAACCAGTATCGTTTCGACGCTGCCGGCAACCTGATTGAACGCGTTGGAGCGGATGGTCATCGGCTGCTGCTGGGCTACGATGGCGCGCAGCGGCTAGTGCAGCTCACACGCCACGAGGCGGATGGCAGCAGCCTGGAGGCCCATTACCGCTATGACGGCTTAGGAAGGCGCATTGCCAAACGGGTGCGCCAGGGAGGCCGTGACACACTGACCCGCTACGGCTGGGACGGCGATCGCCAATGTGCCGAGGCGGACGGCACGCAGGTGCGCACGCTGGTGCACGAGCCCGGTAGCTACATCCCTCTGCTGCGCCTGCAGCAACGCTGCGCGCCACTAAGCGAGGAGCTACTGCAGGTGCGACGCGCGCTGGCTTTAGAGGGCGAAGCCTTGCCCGATGCCTGCCGGCCAGTGCTGGACACGCCGCTTATCGCTTTCTTCCATAACGACCAGATCGGCACGCCCCTGCGCCTCAGCGATGACAAGGGTCTGCAGCAATGGCGCGCCGACCCCGATGACTGGCAAGCGGTACGCGATGAAACCGGCCCAGGCGAGCAGCCAGTGCGCTTCCAGGGCCAGTACCACGACAAGGAAAGCGGTCTGTACTACAACCGCCATCGCTACTACCTGCCGGAGCTCGGTCGCTATGCCAGCCAGGATCCGATCGGCCTGGCCGGTGGCAGCAACCCCTATCAGTACGCCCATGCCAACCCGGTGGTGGCTTACGACCCTACCGGCCTGATCGTGCCGCTGGTGATAGTGGCCGGTTTCCTTGGCCGTGCCGCGTTGGGTGCCGCAATCGAAGTGGGCATGCAGGGCGGCAAACAGATCCTCGGCCAAATGAAAGACAACTGGGACAACGACCGCTCGCTGACCGATATCAAACTGAGCTGCATCGACATCAACTGGAAACATGTGGCCGCTTCGGCGGCCGTTGGCACAGTCGCGCCCGGTATGCTGAGCACCGGCAAGACGGTCTACCAGTCGAGCAATGCGCTCAAGACGCTCTCCGGGCAGGCCGCCAACACCGCCAACCGCGCGGCCAAACTGGCGGCGCGCAAGGCCGCACACCGCAACACCATCAAGGAGGCCGTGGCAGTCCAGGCGGCGTGGCAAACCGGCAAGGCCGTGGTCAAATGTCCATTGAAAGACGAGCAAGAGGAGTGTCCGCCCCAGTGA
- a CDS encoding DUF1161 domain-containing protein yields the protein MKKVLFAAGLMALAGSAFAAKDCEELKDEIDAKIQANGVSSYTLEIVDKGSVTDRQVVGTCDGGTKEIVYQRN from the coding sequence ATGAAGAAAGTGTTGTTTGCAGCAGGCCTGATGGCACTCGCGGGTTCCGCTTTCGCGGCAAAAGACTGCGAAGAGCTCAAAGACGAGATCGATGCGAAGATCCAGGCCAACGGCGTATCGTCCTACACCCTGGAAATCGTCGACAAAGGCAGCGTGACCGATCGCCAGGTGGTCGGCACCTGCGATGGCGGCACCAAGGAAATCGTCTACCAGCGCAACTGA
- the tssI gene encoding type VI secretion system tip protein TssI/VgrG, translating to MAITQATRMAVITSPLGGDTLVLERLEGHDELGRPFSHELALISEDDGLSLDALLGKPMGLAVQLADGSDRYFHGIVARCSQTAHRGQFASYQVTLKPWLWLLSRTSDCRIFQGKTVPDIVKQVFRDLGFSDFEDALTRSYREWDYCVQYRETSFDFVSRLMEQEGIYYYFRHEKSRHVLVLCDAYGAHHTAPGYASVPFYPLDDQMRERDHIHDWRMAREVQPGSLELNDYDFQRPSARLEVRSSIARPHSNADYPLYDYPGEYVQSKDGEQYARNRIEAIQTQHERVQLKTNARGLGAGNLFSMTGYPREDQNREYLVVAVAYLITQERYESGSDSVAFQFDSALTCIDASQAFRPLPLTVQPIVQGPQTAMVVGPKDEEIWTDQYGRVKVHFYWDRHDQSNENSSCWIRVSQNWAGKNWGAIQIPRIGQEVIVSFLEGDPDRPIITGRVYNAEQTVPYDLPANATQSGTKSRSSKGGTPANFNEIRMEDKRGEEQLFIHAERNQDIEVENDETHWVGHDRSKTIDNDETVKVKRDRKETVDRHETITVHGNRSKTVDKNETVKIGMNKSETILMASLQNVGMGRMDNVGLGYSLNVGMMMNTLVGLNQSTQVTRKKTTSVGEQYAISVGGNDDGSSVTLDGKSIRLGAQTIELTADQEIRLSCGQSTIRITAGEIEILSPKVDINC from the coding sequence ATGGCAATCACCCAGGCAACTCGCATGGCCGTGATCACCAGCCCCCTGGGCGGTGACACCCTGGTACTGGAACGGCTCGAGGGCCATGACGAACTGGGTCGGCCATTCAGCCATGAACTGGCGCTGATTTCGGAAGACGACGGGCTGTCCCTGGACGCGTTGCTCGGCAAGCCCATGGGCCTGGCGGTGCAGCTGGCCGACGGCAGCGACCGCTACTTCCACGGCATCGTCGCACGCTGCAGCCAGACCGCCCACCGTGGCCAGTTCGCCAGCTACCAGGTCACCCTCAAGCCCTGGCTGTGGCTGCTGTCGCGCACCTCCGACTGCCGCATCTTCCAGGGCAAGACGGTGCCGGACATCGTCAAGCAGGTGTTCCGCGACCTGGGTTTCTCCGACTTCGAGGACGCCCTGACCCGCTCCTACCGCGAGTGGGACTACTGTGTGCAGTACCGCGAAACCAGCTTCGATTTCGTCAGCCGGCTGATGGAGCAGGAAGGCATCTACTACTACTTCCGCCACGAGAAATCCCGCCATGTGCTGGTGCTGTGCGATGCCTACGGCGCTCACCACACGGCGCCCGGTTATGCCAGCGTGCCCTTCTACCCGCTCGACGACCAGATGCGCGAGCGCGACCACATTCACGACTGGCGCATGGCACGCGAGGTGCAACCTGGCTCCCTGGAGCTCAACGACTACGACTTCCAGCGCCCCAGCGCGCGTCTGGAGGTGCGATCCAGCATTGCCCGCCCACACAGCAATGCCGACTACCCGCTCTACGACTACCCGGGCGAATACGTGCAGAGCAAGGACGGCGAGCAATACGCCCGCAACCGCATCGAGGCGATCCAGACCCAGCACGAGCGGGTACAGCTGAAAACCAACGCCCGCGGCCTCGGCGCCGGCAACCTGTTCAGCATGACCGGCTACCCGCGCGAGGATCAGAACCGCGAGTACCTGGTCGTGGCCGTCGCCTACCTGATCACCCAGGAGCGTTACGAGAGCGGCAGCGACAGCGTGGCGTTCCAGTTCGACAGTGCCTTGACCTGCATCGATGCCAGCCAGGCGTTCCGCCCGCTGCCGCTGACCGTACAACCCATAGTGCAGGGCCCGCAGACGGCCATGGTGGTCGGCCCCAAGGACGAGGAAATCTGGACCGACCAGTACGGCCGCGTGAAGGTGCACTTCTACTGGGACCGCCACGACCAGTCCAACGAGAACAGCTCCTGCTGGATTCGCGTGTCGCAGAACTGGGCGGGCAAGAACTGGGGTGCGATCCAGATTCCGCGCATTGGTCAGGAGGTCATCGTCAGCTTCCTGGAAGGCGATCCCGACCGGCCGATCATCACCGGTCGCGTCTACAACGCCGAACAGACGGTGCCCTACGACCTGCCCGCCAACGCCACCCAGAGCGGCACCAAGAGCCGTTCGAGCAAGGGCGGTACGCCGGCCAACTTCAATGAAATCCGCATGGAGGACAAGAGGGGCGAGGAGCAGCTGTTCATTCACGCCGAGCGCAACCAGGACATCGAGGTCGAGAACGACGAGACCCACTGGGTGGGCCATGACCGCAGCAAGACCATCGACAACGACGAGACCGTGAAGGTCAAGCGCGACCGCAAGGAAACCGTGGATCGCCACGAGACCATCACCGTGCACGGTAACCGCAGCAAGACCGTCGACAAGAACGAGACGGTCAAGATCGGCATGAACAAGTCCGAGACCATCCTCATGGCCTCGCTGCAGAACGTTGGCATGGGGCGCATGGACAACGTCGGCCTGGGCTACAGCCTCAACGTCGGCATGATGATGAACACCTTGGTGGGCCTCAACCAGAGCACCCAGGTGACGAGGAAGAAGACCACCTCGGTGGGCGAGCAGTACGCCATCAGCGTAGGCGGCAACGACGATGGCTCGAGCGTTACCCTGGACGGCAAGAGTATTCGCCTCGGCGCCCAGACCATCGAGCTGACCGCCGACCAGGAGATCCGTCTTAGCTGTGGTCAGAGCACCATCCGCATCACCGCCGGCGAGATCGAGATCCTGTCGCCAAAGGTCGACATCAACTGCTAG
- a CDS encoding aminopeptidase gives MLEQCTSLLLDLPRRAGVPLLALLLTGCSTVDYYGQLARGQLQLLNARQPMQAVIDDPATDAQVRQRLALSQEARRFASAQLALPDNRSYRLYADLQRPFVVWNLFATPEFSLQPQLHCFPIAGCVAYRGFYEQSRARGAAALLEAQGLDTYLGGIEAYSTLGWFDDPILNTMLRWSDERLVAVIFHELAHQQYYLAGDTAFNESYATFVEQEGLRQWRAARGLPAAKTLGVQPREQFAELVLASRVRLETLYASDLGNEAMRAGKQAEFDRLRAEYRQLRASQWNGVGYYDAWINGPLNNAKLLPFGLYDQWVAAFARLFAEVNGDWPTFYRRVADLGSLPPAQRLIQLQALAAVPE, from the coding sequence ATGCTCGAGCAGTGCACCTCTCTTCTTCTCGACCTGCCGCGCCGCGCTGGGGTTCCCCTGCTGGCGCTGCTGCTGACCGGCTGCAGCACGGTCGATTACTACGGGCAACTGGCGCGCGGGCAACTGCAACTGCTCAATGCACGGCAACCGATGCAGGCCGTGATCGACGACCCGGCGACCGATGCACAGGTGCGTCAGCGCCTGGCGCTTTCCCAGGAGGCTCGCCGGTTCGCCAGTGCGCAGCTGGCGCTGCCGGACAATCGCAGCTATCGCTTGTATGCCGATCTGCAGCGGCCGTTCGTGGTGTGGAATCTGTTTGCAACGCCCGAGTTCTCGCTGCAACCACAGCTGCACTGTTTTCCCATTGCCGGCTGCGTGGCCTACCGCGGGTTCTACGAGCAGAGCCGTGCCCGCGGCGCGGCAGCCTTGCTCGAGGCCCAGGGGTTGGATACCTATCTGGGTGGCATTGAAGCCTATTCGACCCTGGGCTGGTTCGATGACCCGATCCTCAACACCATGCTGCGCTGGAGCGACGAGCGCCTGGTGGCGGTGATCTTCCATGAGCTGGCGCACCAGCAGTATTACCTGGCCGGCGACACGGCGTTCAACGAGTCCTATGCCACCTTCGTCGAGCAGGAGGGCTTGCGGCAATGGCGCGCCGCACGTGGTCTGCCAGCCGCCAAGACGCTCGGCGTGCAGCCGCGGGAGCAGTTCGCCGAGCTGGTACTGGCCAGCCGCGTGCGTCTGGAAACCCTCTACGCCAGCGACCTGGGTAACGAGGCGATGCGTGCCGGCAAGCAGGCGGAATTCGACCGCCTGCGCGCCGAGTATCGGCAACTGCGCGCCAGCCAGTGGAATGGCGTGGGTTACTACGATGCCTGGATCAACGGTCCCTTGAACAACGCCAAGCTGCTGCCTTTCGGGCTTTACGACCAGTGGGTCGCGGCGTTCGCCAGGCTGTTCGCCGAGGTCAACGGCGATTGGCCGACCTTCTACCGGCGGGTCGCCGACCTGGGTTCGTTGCCGCCAGCGCAACGGCTTATACAACTGCAGGCGTTGGCTGCTGTCCCAGAGTAG
- a CDS encoding LLM class flavin-dependent oxidoreductase: MSALAKLPFSVLDLAPIRDTGSPQQALHNSLALARHVESLDFNRFWVAEHHNMDGIASSATAVLLGYLAAGTSRIRLGSGGVMLPNHAPLVVAEQFGTLATLYPGRIELGLGRAPGADQFTAHALRRERSGSADDFPQDVAELQRYLGPRTPDQRVIAVPGTGTNVPIWLLGSSLFSAQLAGERGLPYAFASHFAPRYVHEAIRVYRNAFQPSEVLDKPYVMLGVPLLAADTDEQAQHLATSAYQRILSLIRGQSLVQRPPVESMDGLWLPHERDAVGSFLGMAVIGGPQKIRARLEVLLEQTEADELIFTCDHYDFADRLHAFDILASLR, from the coding sequence ATGTCCGCACTCGCGAAACTTCCTTTCTCCGTTCTCGACCTGGCGCCGATCCGCGACACCGGCAGCCCGCAGCAGGCGCTGCATAACTCGCTGGCGCTGGCCCGGCATGTCGAGTCATTGGACTTCAACCGCTTCTGGGTCGCCGAGCACCACAACATGGATGGCATCGCCAGCTCGGCGACCGCCGTGCTGCTCGGCTACCTGGCGGCCGGCACCTCGCGCATTCGCCTGGGGTCGGGCGGGGTGATGCTGCCCAACCACGCGCCGCTGGTGGTCGCCGAGCAGTTCGGCACCCTGGCGACCCTGTATCCGGGGCGTATCGAGCTGGGGCTGGGGCGCGCGCCCGGGGCGGATCAGTTCACCGCCCATGCGTTGCGCCGCGAGCGCTCCGGCAGCGCTGACGACTTTCCCCAGGACGTCGCCGAGCTGCAGCGTTACCTCGGCCCGCGCACACCGGATCAACGTGTCATCGCCGTACCCGGCACCGGCACCAACGTGCCGATCTGGCTGCTCGGCTCCAGCCTGTTCAGCGCCCAGCTGGCCGGTGAGCGAGGCTTGCCCTATGCCTTCGCCTCGCACTTCGCGCCGCGATACGTGCATGAGGCGATCCGGGTCTACCGTAATGCCTTCCAGCCTTCCGAGGTGCTCGACAAGCCCTACGTGATGCTGGGCGTGCCGCTGCTGGCCGCCGATACCGACGAGCAGGCGCAACACTTGGCCACCTCCGCCTACCAGCGCATCCTCTCGCTGATTCGCGGCCAGAGCCTGGTGCAGCGCCCCCCGGTGGAGTCGATGGACGGCCTGTGGCTGCCCCACGAGCGCGATGCCGTGGGCAGCTTCCTGGGCATGGCGGTGATCGGCGGGCCGCAGAAGATTCGCGCGCGGCTGGAGGTGTTGCTGGAGCAGACCGAGGCCGACGAGCTGATCTTCACCTGCGACCACTATGATTTCGCCGACCGCCTGCACGCCTTCGATATCCTTGCCAGCCTGCGTTGA